The following proteins are encoded in a genomic region of Bombus pyrosoma isolate SC7728 linkage group LG1, ASM1482585v1, whole genome shotgun sequence:
- the LOC122566466 gene encoding prolyl 3-hydroxylase 1-like isoform X1 produces the protein MMRFVILLFFCGAIAGSNDTLSNVIPSDELLDLEEQNEENRLANNRTLNEIYEDAVHAYLDEDWDRCIQDFNTVSHGYKAYKRMITNCRRKCRIKAEGTPPIFPENIEDLHFYEKKIKETLCLLTCNNEYREIVGSNVLKMLPRETEQKLLNNGIYEYLHICYYQTHRYQDAANALFTYLVVHSNHEVNLNLFKRYLTLPGVEEEKVVNLETPTYVSVYFKGVSAYENGDYAEAAGLFETSLRSYLEAEEECRFYCEGPFDQGWHPEFTSSIANHFTYCLKCKRSCSRMLNNINGDYRRHMFRSHYDYLQFSYYKLGNLKAACAAVGSFLLFDPVDKTMLQNKEYYNSQPKVKVDYFSPREDAINYVKRQEYELNLLHYISNEFSVINEKFQKIKKKKQDNETNNAEKKELGKISDTEAILHPPPGYSLFYYTKLSNNFSMKQFEDHEIHDKRYFEAKNDIYLKEEDLGGQNRYVADGFLNSTECESMMQFATMTAVEGDGYSENKSPHSKYEKFEGITVGRAALMVYFGQIKPEWLELLLEKTEQVRDHVERYFGLNHRHLYFTYTHLVCRTALPGNFHLMHHRASGSFRSRNRVAPIHLVRLVDSPADRDDLSHQVHADNCLLKDKDVCLRESPAYIWRDYSAILYLNDDFQGGEFFFTEDRVVRTMDNVVSPRCGRIVAFSAGKENLHGVRGILRGRRCALALWFTQEKKYLEYERVLASAILKRVQRVGPFEGKEIQVPPKYEDMLIQYMHSDELLKHFLKSSL, from the exons ATGATGAGGTTCGTCATACTCTTGTTCTTCTGCGGCGCGATCGCTGGTAGTAACGACACCTTGAGCAACGTAATCCCCAGCGACGAGCTACTGGATTTAGAAGAGCAGAACGAGGAGAATAGACTCGCAAATAATAGAACTCTGAACGAAATATACGAGGATGCTGTTCACGCTTATCTGGACGAAGACTGGGACCGTTGCATTCAAGACTTCAACACAGTTTCTCATGG ATACAAGGCCTACAAGCGAATGATAACAAATTGTAGACGAAAATGCCGTATAAAAGCTGAAGGTACACCACCGATTTTTCCAGAAAACATCGAGGATTTAcacttttatgaaaaaaagatcAAAGAGACTCTGTGTCTCTTAACGTGCAATAACGAATATCGGGAGATCGTTGGCTCGAACGTGCTGAAGATGTTACCACGTGAAACTGAACAGAAATTGTTGAACAATGGTATTTATGAATACCTGCATATTTGCTACTATCAG acaCATCGATATCAAGACGCAGCCAACGCGCTATTTACCTATCTAGTCGTACATTCTAATCATGAAGTGAATCTGAATCTTTTCAAACGCTATTTAACACTGCCAGGTGTGGAAGAGGAGAAGGTGGTAAATCTAGAAACACCGACTTATGTCAGCGTTTACTTCAAAGGCGTCTCAGCTTATGAAAACGGAGATTATGCAGAAGCTGCCGGTCTGTTCGAGACATCGTTACGATCGTACTTAGAAGCCGAGGAGGAATGTAGATTTTACTGCGAAGGTCCTTTTGACCAGGGTTGGCATCCAGAATTTACTTCCTCCATCGCAA ATCATTTTACGTACTGTTTGAAATGCAAACGATCGTGTTCGCGTAtgttaaacaatataaatggCGATTACCGCAGACACATGTTCAGAAGTCATTACGATTATTTGCAGTTCTCTTATTACAAAT TGGGAAACTTAAAAGCAGCCTGTGCCGCTGTAGGAAGTTTCTTGCTCTTTGATCCGGTGGATAAAACGATGCTGCAAAACAAAGAATACTATAATTCTCAGCCAAAAGTCAAGGTTGACTATTTTTCTCCGAGAGAG gacgCTATCAATTACGTAAAAAGACAGGAATACGAATTGAACCTGCTGCATTACATTTCTAATGAATTTTCAGttataaatgagaaattccagaagataaaaaaaaagaaacaggacAATGAAACGAATAATGCCGAAAAAAAAGAGCTGGGAAAG ATATCAGATACAGAAGCAATACTACACCCACCACCTGGTTATTCGTTGTTTTATTACACGaaattatcaaacaatttttcaatgaaacaatTCGAGGACCACGAAATACacgataaaagatattttgaagctaaaaacgatatttatttaaaagaggAGGATCTTGGTGGGCAAAATCGTTATGTCGCTGATGGTTTCCTTAATTCCACTGAATGTGAATCTATGATGCAGTTCGCTACT ATGACTGCGGTAGAAGGAGATGGTTACAGTGAAAATAAAAGTCCACattcaaaatatgaaaagtttGAGGGAATAACTGTTGGGCGAGCGGCTTTG ATGGTATACTTTGGGCAAATAAAACCAGAATGGTTGGAATTGCTTTTAGAAAAGACCGAACAAGTCCGGGACCATGTGGAAAGGTATTTCGGACTAAATCATCGACATCTGTATTTCACCTACACTCATTTGGTCTGCCGCACAGCTCTACCCGGTAATTTTCACCTGATGCATCATCGTGCTTCTGGTTCCTTTCGCAGCCGAAATCGCGTTGCACCGATTCACTTGGTACGACTTGTGG attCGCCGGCGGATCGAGACGATCTGAGTCATCAAGTTCACGCGGATAATTGCCTGTTGAAGGATAAAGATGTCTGTCTTCGCGAGAGTCCAGCTTATATTTGGAGAGACTACTCTGCGATTTTGTATCTGAATGACGATTTTCAAGGTGGTGAATTCTTTTTCACCGAAGATCGTGTTGTTCGAACGATGGATAACGTTGTTTCGCCACGTTGCGGACGAATTGTGGCCTTTTCTGCTGGTAAAGAAAATCTCCATGGAGTTCGTGGTATTTTACGAGGTAGGAGATGCGCTTTGGCGCTATGGTTCACTcaggaaaaaaaatatcttgagTACGAGAGAGTATTGGCATCGGCAATCTTGAAAAGAGTTCAACGAGTAGGACCTTTTGAGGGAAAGGAGATCCAAGTGCCTCcgaa
- the LOC122566466 gene encoding prolyl 3-hydroxylase 1-like isoform X2, with amino-acid sequence MMRFVILLFFCGAIAGSNDTLSNVIPSDELLDLEEQNEENRLANNRTLNEIYEDAVHAYLDEDWDRCIQDFNTVSHGYKAYKRMITNCRRKCRIKAEGTPPIFPENIEDLHFYEKKIKETLCLLTCNNEYREIVGSNVLKMLPRETEQKLLNNGIYEYLHICYYQTHRYQDAANALFTYLVVHSNHEVNLNLFKRYLTLPGVEEEKVVNLETPTYVSVYFKGVSAYENGDYAEAAGLFETSLRSYLEAEEECRFYCEGPFDQGWHPEFTSSIANHFTYCLKCKRSCSRMLNNINGDYRRHMFRSHYDYLQFSYYKLGNLKAACAAVGSFLLFDPVDKTMLQNKEYYNSQPKVKVDYFSPREDAINYVKRQEYELNLLHYISNEFSVINEKFQKIKKKKQDNETNNAEKKELGKISDTEAILHPPPGYSLFYYTKLSNNFSMKQFEDHEIHDKRYFEAKNDIYLKEEDLGGQNRYVADGFLNSTECESMMQFATMTAVEGDGYSENKSPHSKYEKFEGITVGRAALMVYFGQIKPEWLELLLEKTEQVRDHVERYFGLNHRHLYFTYTHLVCRTALPDSPADRDDLSHQVHADNCLLKDKDVCLRESPAYIWRDYSAILYLNDDFQGGEFFFTEDRVVRTMDNVVSPRCGRIVAFSAGKENLHGVRGILRGRRCALALWFTQEKKYLEYERVLASAILKRVQRVGPFEGKEIQVPPKYEDMLIQYMHSDELLKHFLKSSL; translated from the exons ATGATGAGGTTCGTCATACTCTTGTTCTTCTGCGGCGCGATCGCTGGTAGTAACGACACCTTGAGCAACGTAATCCCCAGCGACGAGCTACTGGATTTAGAAGAGCAGAACGAGGAGAATAGACTCGCAAATAATAGAACTCTGAACGAAATATACGAGGATGCTGTTCACGCTTATCTGGACGAAGACTGGGACCGTTGCATTCAAGACTTCAACACAGTTTCTCATGG ATACAAGGCCTACAAGCGAATGATAACAAATTGTAGACGAAAATGCCGTATAAAAGCTGAAGGTACACCACCGATTTTTCCAGAAAACATCGAGGATTTAcacttttatgaaaaaaagatcAAAGAGACTCTGTGTCTCTTAACGTGCAATAACGAATATCGGGAGATCGTTGGCTCGAACGTGCTGAAGATGTTACCACGTGAAACTGAACAGAAATTGTTGAACAATGGTATTTATGAATACCTGCATATTTGCTACTATCAG acaCATCGATATCAAGACGCAGCCAACGCGCTATTTACCTATCTAGTCGTACATTCTAATCATGAAGTGAATCTGAATCTTTTCAAACGCTATTTAACACTGCCAGGTGTGGAAGAGGAGAAGGTGGTAAATCTAGAAACACCGACTTATGTCAGCGTTTACTTCAAAGGCGTCTCAGCTTATGAAAACGGAGATTATGCAGAAGCTGCCGGTCTGTTCGAGACATCGTTACGATCGTACTTAGAAGCCGAGGAGGAATGTAGATTTTACTGCGAAGGTCCTTTTGACCAGGGTTGGCATCCAGAATTTACTTCCTCCATCGCAA ATCATTTTACGTACTGTTTGAAATGCAAACGATCGTGTTCGCGTAtgttaaacaatataaatggCGATTACCGCAGACACATGTTCAGAAGTCATTACGATTATTTGCAGTTCTCTTATTACAAAT TGGGAAACTTAAAAGCAGCCTGTGCCGCTGTAGGAAGTTTCTTGCTCTTTGATCCGGTGGATAAAACGATGCTGCAAAACAAAGAATACTATAATTCTCAGCCAAAAGTCAAGGTTGACTATTTTTCTCCGAGAGAG gacgCTATCAATTACGTAAAAAGACAGGAATACGAATTGAACCTGCTGCATTACATTTCTAATGAATTTTCAGttataaatgagaaattccagaagataaaaaaaaagaaacaggacAATGAAACGAATAATGCCGAAAAAAAAGAGCTGGGAAAG ATATCAGATACAGAAGCAATACTACACCCACCACCTGGTTATTCGTTGTTTTATTACACGaaattatcaaacaatttttcaatgaaacaatTCGAGGACCACGAAATACacgataaaagatattttgaagctaaaaacgatatttatttaaaagaggAGGATCTTGGTGGGCAAAATCGTTATGTCGCTGATGGTTTCCTTAATTCCACTGAATGTGAATCTATGATGCAGTTCGCTACT ATGACTGCGGTAGAAGGAGATGGTTACAGTGAAAATAAAAGTCCACattcaaaatatgaaaagtttGAGGGAATAACTGTTGGGCGAGCGGCTTTG ATGGTATACTTTGGGCAAATAAAACCAGAATGGTTGGAATTGCTTTTAGAAAAGACCGAACAAGTCCGGGACCATGTGGAAAGGTATTTCGGACTAAATCATCGACATCTGTATTTCACCTACACTCATTTGGTCTGCCGCACAGCTCTACCCG attCGCCGGCGGATCGAGACGATCTGAGTCATCAAGTTCACGCGGATAATTGCCTGTTGAAGGATAAAGATGTCTGTCTTCGCGAGAGTCCAGCTTATATTTGGAGAGACTACTCTGCGATTTTGTATCTGAATGACGATTTTCAAGGTGGTGAATTCTTTTTCACCGAAGATCGTGTTGTTCGAACGATGGATAACGTTGTTTCGCCACGTTGCGGACGAATTGTGGCCTTTTCTGCTGGTAAAGAAAATCTCCATGGAGTTCGTGGTATTTTACGAGGTAGGAGATGCGCTTTGGCGCTATGGTTCACTcaggaaaaaaaatatcttgagTACGAGAGAGTATTGGCATCGGCAATCTTGAAAAGAGTTCAACGAGTAGGACCTTTTGAGGGAAAGGAGATCCAAGTGCCTCcgaa
- the LOC122566466 gene encoding prolyl 3-hydroxylase 1-like isoform X3, which yields MMRFVILLFFCGAIAGSNDTLSNVIPSDELLDLEEQNEENRLANNRTLNEIYEDAVHAYLDEDWDRCIQDFNTVSHGYKAYKRMITNCRRKCRIKAEGTPPIFPENIEDLHFYEKKIKETLCLLTCNNEYREIVGSNVLKMLPRETEQKLLNNGIYEYLHICYYQTHRYQDAANALFTYLVVHSNHEVNLNLFKRYLTLPGVEEEKVVNLETPTYVSVYFKGVSAYENGDYAEAAGLFETSLRSYLEAEEECRFYCEGPFDQGWHPEFTSSIANHFTYCLKCKRSCSRMLNNINGDYRRHMFRSHYDYLQFSYYKLGNLKAACAAVGSFLLFDPVDKTMLQNKEYYNSQPKVKVDYFSPREDAINYVKRQEYELNLLHYISNEFSVINEKFQKIKKKKQDNETNNAEKKELGKISDTEAILHPPPGYSLFYYTKLSNNFSMKQFEDHEIHDKRYFEAKNDIYLKEEDLGGQNRYVADGFLNSTECESMMQFATMTAVEGDGYSENKSPHSKYEKFEGITVGRAALMVYFGQIKPEWLELLLEKTEQVRDHVERYFGLNHRHLYFTYTHLVCRTALPGNFHLMHHRASGSFRSRNRVAPIHLIRRRIETI from the exons ATGATGAGGTTCGTCATACTCTTGTTCTTCTGCGGCGCGATCGCTGGTAGTAACGACACCTTGAGCAACGTAATCCCCAGCGACGAGCTACTGGATTTAGAAGAGCAGAACGAGGAGAATAGACTCGCAAATAATAGAACTCTGAACGAAATATACGAGGATGCTGTTCACGCTTATCTGGACGAAGACTGGGACCGTTGCATTCAAGACTTCAACACAGTTTCTCATGG ATACAAGGCCTACAAGCGAATGATAACAAATTGTAGACGAAAATGCCGTATAAAAGCTGAAGGTACACCACCGATTTTTCCAGAAAACATCGAGGATTTAcacttttatgaaaaaaagatcAAAGAGACTCTGTGTCTCTTAACGTGCAATAACGAATATCGGGAGATCGTTGGCTCGAACGTGCTGAAGATGTTACCACGTGAAACTGAACAGAAATTGTTGAACAATGGTATTTATGAATACCTGCATATTTGCTACTATCAG acaCATCGATATCAAGACGCAGCCAACGCGCTATTTACCTATCTAGTCGTACATTCTAATCATGAAGTGAATCTGAATCTTTTCAAACGCTATTTAACACTGCCAGGTGTGGAAGAGGAGAAGGTGGTAAATCTAGAAACACCGACTTATGTCAGCGTTTACTTCAAAGGCGTCTCAGCTTATGAAAACGGAGATTATGCAGAAGCTGCCGGTCTGTTCGAGACATCGTTACGATCGTACTTAGAAGCCGAGGAGGAATGTAGATTTTACTGCGAAGGTCCTTTTGACCAGGGTTGGCATCCAGAATTTACTTCCTCCATCGCAA ATCATTTTACGTACTGTTTGAAATGCAAACGATCGTGTTCGCGTAtgttaaacaatataaatggCGATTACCGCAGACACATGTTCAGAAGTCATTACGATTATTTGCAGTTCTCTTATTACAAAT TGGGAAACTTAAAAGCAGCCTGTGCCGCTGTAGGAAGTTTCTTGCTCTTTGATCCGGTGGATAAAACGATGCTGCAAAACAAAGAATACTATAATTCTCAGCCAAAAGTCAAGGTTGACTATTTTTCTCCGAGAGAG gacgCTATCAATTACGTAAAAAGACAGGAATACGAATTGAACCTGCTGCATTACATTTCTAATGAATTTTCAGttataaatgagaaattccagaagataaaaaaaaagaaacaggacAATGAAACGAATAATGCCGAAAAAAAAGAGCTGGGAAAG ATATCAGATACAGAAGCAATACTACACCCACCACCTGGTTATTCGTTGTTTTATTACACGaaattatcaaacaatttttcaatgaaacaatTCGAGGACCACGAAATACacgataaaagatattttgaagctaaaaacgatatttatttaaaagaggAGGATCTTGGTGGGCAAAATCGTTATGTCGCTGATGGTTTCCTTAATTCCACTGAATGTGAATCTATGATGCAGTTCGCTACT ATGACTGCGGTAGAAGGAGATGGTTACAGTGAAAATAAAAGTCCACattcaaaatatgaaaagtttGAGGGAATAACTGTTGGGCGAGCGGCTTTG ATGGTATACTTTGGGCAAATAAAACCAGAATGGTTGGAATTGCTTTTAGAAAAGACCGAACAAGTCCGGGACCATGTGGAAAGGTATTTCGGACTAAATCATCGACATCTGTATTTCACCTACACTCATTTGGTCTGCCGCACAGCTCTACCCGGTAATTTTCACCTGATGCATCATCGTGCTTCTGGTTCCTTTCGCAGCCGAAATCGCGTTGCACCGATTCACTTG attCGCCGGCGGATCGAGACGATCTGA